In Brienomyrus brachyistius isolate T26 chromosome 25, BBRACH_0.4, whole genome shotgun sequence, a single window of DNA contains:
- the smim18 gene encoding small integral membrane protein 18 — protein sequence MTGHNASQALHPAVPPAGTALQMQEAYPFHDSWNVACFVILLLFALTVVSLAVLAALYELLDCGCCAKGKTARQLREEPGPFRTVVESMRNRHAEVV from the coding sequence ATGACTGGCCACAACGCCAGCCAAGCCTTGCACCCAgcagtgccccctgcaggcacggccctgcagatgCAGGAGGCGTACCCCTTCCATGACAGTTGGAACGTGGCCTGCTTCGTCATCCTGCTGCTCTTCGCACTAACAGTGGTGTCGCTGGCGGTCCTGGCTGCACTCtacgagctgctggactgcgGCTGCTGCGCAAAGGGCAAGACGGCACGCCAGCTACGGGAAGAGCCCGGCCCCTTCCGCACCGTGGTGGAGAGCATGCGCAATCGTCATGCGGAGGTAGTCTAA
- the LOC125720801 gene encoding general transcription factor IIE subunit 2-like isoform X2: MDPALLRERELFKKKALSTPTVEKRPASSQSSSSKKKKAKVDREGSTGSKHSSDTSNGSFNLKALSGSSGYKFGVLAKIVNYMKTRHQHGDTHHLTLEEILDETKLLDISVKQKQWLMIEALASNSKIEVRDGKYAFKPKHPLKDKKALLRLLDRHDQLGLGGLLLEDVEEGLPNAQKALKALGDQIIFVMRPDKKKILFYNDKHCQFVVDEESRVRQSLDTKG; the protein is encoded by the exons ATGGATCCAGCCCTACTGAGAGAGCGAGAGCTCTTCAAGAAGAAAGCCTTATCCACACCCACGGTGGAGAAGAGGCCGGCTTCTTCTCAGTCCTCGTCCTCAAAGAAGAAGAAGGCCAAAGTGGACCGCGAGGGGTCCACAGGGTCTAAGCACAGTTCAG ACACAAGCAATGGATCATTCAACCTGAAAGCCTTATCTGGGAGTTCGGGGTATAAATTCGGAGTGCTAGCAAAAATCGTCAACTACATGAAG ACGCGGCACCAGCATGGCGACACGCACCACCTGACCCTGGAGGAGATACTGGACGAGACCAAGCTGCTGGATATCAGTGTGAAACAGAAACAGTGGCTCATGATCGAG GCCCTGGCCAGCAACTCCAAGATCGAGGTGCGTGACGGGAAGTACGCCTTCAAGCCCAAGCACCCGCTGAAGGACAAGAAGGCGCTGCTGCGTCTGCTGGACAGGCACGACCAGCTGGGCCTGGGGGGGCTGCTGCTGGAGGACGTGGAGGAGGGGCTGCCCAATGCGCAGAAGGCCCTCAAG GCCCTCGGTGACCAGATCATATTCGTGATGCGGCCGGACAAAAAGAAGATCCTGTTCTACAATGACAAGCACTGCCAGTTTGTCGTGGATGAAG AAAGCAGAGTCAGACAGTCACTGGACACAAAGGGGTAA
- the LOC125720801 gene encoding general transcription factor IIE subunit 2-like isoform X1, with the protein MDPALLRERELFKKKALSTPTVEKRPASSQSSSSKKKKAKVDREGSTGSKHSSDTSNGSFNLKALSGSSGYKFGVLAKIVNYMKTRHQHGDTHHLTLEEILDETKLLDISVKQKQWLMIEALASNSKIEVRDGKYAFKPKHPLKDKKALLRLLDRHDQLGLGGLLLEDVEEGLPNAQKALKALGDQIIFVMRPDKKKILFYNDKHCQFVVDEEFQKLWRSIPVDSMDEEKIEDYLKRQGISSMQDTGPKKPMPIQKRKKPGTQKKRRFKTHNDHLSGVLEDYSDGVPKK; encoded by the exons ATGGATCCAGCCCTACTGAGAGAGCGAGAGCTCTTCAAGAAGAAAGCCTTATCCACACCCACGGTGGAGAAGAGGCCGGCTTCTTCTCAGTCCTCGTCCTCAAAGAAGAAGAAGGCCAAAGTGGACCGCGAGGGGTCCACAGGGTCTAAGCACAGTTCAG ACACAAGCAATGGATCATTCAACCTGAAAGCCTTATCTGGGAGTTCGGGGTATAAATTCGGAGTGCTAGCAAAAATCGTCAACTACATGAAG ACGCGGCACCAGCATGGCGACACGCACCACCTGACCCTGGAGGAGATACTGGACGAGACCAAGCTGCTGGATATCAGTGTGAAACAGAAACAGTGGCTCATGATCGAG GCCCTGGCCAGCAACTCCAAGATCGAGGTGCGTGACGGGAAGTACGCCTTCAAGCCCAAGCACCCGCTGAAGGACAAGAAGGCGCTGCTGCGTCTGCTGGACAGGCACGACCAGCTGGGCCTGGGGGGGCTGCTGCTGGAGGACGTGGAGGAGGGGCTGCCCAATGCGCAGAAGGCCCTCAAG GCCCTCGGTGACCAGATCATATTCGTGATGCGGCCGGACAAAAAGAAGATCCTGTTCTACAATGACAAGCACTGCCAGTTTGTCGTGGATGAAG AATTCCAGAAACTGTGGCGCAGCATTCCCGTGGACTCCATGGATGAGGAGAAGATTGAGGATTACCTGAAAAGGCAGGGCATCTCCTCCATGCAGGACACCGGACCAAAGAAACCG ATGCCGATACAGAAAAGGAAGAAGCCAGGCACTCAGAAGAAGAGACGCTTCAAGACGCACAACGACCACCTCTCTGGGGTGCTGGAGGACTATTCTGATGGGGTGCCCAAGAAATGA